A single window of Pyrus communis chromosome 10, drPyrComm1.1, whole genome shotgun sequence DNA harbors:
- the LOC137748773 gene encoding probable pectinesterase/pectinesterase inhibitor 13, producing the protein MAFQDFDQISERRKAEKARKVKKRIIIAVVVILFLVLIAVGAYFIVNKLNNKKGNVKQGKVGKPAPAAPKQKNAPSKNKAPSNSKKILKEMCSATDYKDKCEGIIEKSNGEMKPMAFIKTAISATSDEAKSVYSKTAELTFNSPEEKGAFEDCKGLFEDAMEELGDAISQVGNNTESGKVRIGVLNSWLSAVISYQHTCVDGFPDGKLKSDLEKMLQTSKEFTSNSLAMLSLLNQLQLPGTGAVAGSNRRLLSQDKSGFPTWMNRDDRRMLKKNDKKLTPNVTVAKDGSGNYKTISEALEKMPQKYEGRYVIFVKEGVYEETVTVTKKMPNVTMYGDGSQKSIITGNKNFADGVRTFQTAPFAAIGEGFMAKSMGFRNTAGPEKRQAVAVRVQADRAIFLNCRFEGYQETLYAQTHRQFYKSCVISGTVDFIFGDAAAIFQNCLIYVRKPLENQQNTVTAQGRTDKRETTGIVLQNCQIMPDKDLEPVKSQFKTYLGRPWKEFSRTIVMESTIEDLIHPDGWTSWEGDFALKTLYYAEYNNKGPGAKTDNRVKWDGYKKINKEETTQYTVGPFLKGHAWLKVEGVPVRFGLFEN; encoded by the exons ATGGCATTTCAGGATTTCGACCAGATTTCAGAACGCCGAAAGGCCGAGAAGGCACGTAAGGTCAAGAAGAGAATTATCATCGCAGTCGTTGTTATTCTCTTTCTTGTTCTGATTGCCGTCGGAGCCTATTTCATTGTCAACAAACTTAATAACAAGAAAGGAAATGTTAAGCAAGGCAAAGTAGGGAAACCTGCACCGGCGGCTCCAAAACAGAAAAATGCACCATCGAAGAACAAAGCCCCTTCAAATAGTAAGAAGATCCTGAAGGAGATGTGCAGTGCGACAGATTACAAGGACAAGTGCGAGGGCATCATTGAAAAGTCAAATGGCGAAATGAAACCCATGGCATTCATCAAGACTGCTATCTCAGCCACCTCGGACGAGGCCAAGAGTGTCTACAGCAAAACCGCGGAGCTCACTTTCAACAGCCCGGAAGAAAAGGGAGCGTTCGAGGATTGCAAAGGGCTGTTCGAGGACGCCATGGAGGAATTGGGGGACGCTATTTCTCAGGTTGGCAACAACACTGAGTCAGGGAAAGTTCGCATCGGCGTCTTGAACAGCTGGCTGAGTGCGGTGATATCCTACCAGCATACATGCGTCGACGGGTTTCCTGATGGAAAATTGAAGTCCGACTTGGAGAAGATGTTGCAGACCTCTAAGGAATTCACGAGCAATTCCCTGGCCATGCTTTCACTCCTTAACCAATTGCAGCTACCAGGTACAGGAGCAGTTGCAGGATCAAATCGCCGCCTTCTATCGCAGGACAAGAGCGGATTCCCTACCTGGATGAATCGCGATGACCGAAGGATGTTGAAGAAAAACGACAAGAAGCTCACCCCCAACGTGACAGTGGCAAAAGATGGCAGTGGAAACTACAAAACCATTAGTGAAGCCTTGGAAAAAATGCCCCAAAAATACGAAGGACG GTATGTCATCTTTGTTAAAGAAGGAGTCTATGAGGAGACTGTGACTGTGACAAAGAAGATGCCGAACGTTACAATGTACGGCGATGGTTCACAGAAGAGCATCATCACTGGAAATAAGAACTTTGCCGATGGAGTTAGGACATTCCAAACTGCACCTTTCG CGGCCATAGGGGAAGGTTTTATGGCAAAGTCGATGGGATTCAGAAACACGGCTGGACCTGAAAAGCGTCAGGCAGTGGCAGTAAGAGTTCAAGCAGACCGCGCTATTTTTCTGAACTGCCGGTTTGAAGGGTACCAAGAGACATTGTACGCACAAACTCATCGGCAGTTCTATAAAAGCTGTGTCATTTCCGGCACCGTTGATTTCATCTTTGGCGACGCTGCTGCCATCTTCCAGAACTGCTTGATCTACGTTCGTAAGCCTTTGGAAAACCAACAAAACACTGTCACAGCCCAGGGAAGGACTGACAAACGGGAAACCACAGGAATAGTGTTGCAAAATTGCCAAATCATGCCCGACAAAGATCTTGAGCCAGTAAAGTCCCAATTCAAGACCTACCTAGGAAGGCCATGGAAAGAATTTTCGAGAACCATAGTGATGGAGTCAACAATTGAGGACCTGATTCACCCGGATGGATGGACATCGTGGGAAGGAGATTTCGCGCTGAAAACGCTGTATTACGCAGAGTATAACAATAAGGGACCGGGCGCAAAAACTGACAACAGAGTGAAGTGGGATGGATACAAGAAAATTAACAAGGAAGAGACAACGCAGTATACTGTAGGGCCTTTCTTGAAGGGGCACGCTTGGCTCAAGGTTGAGGGTGTTCCTGTTCGCTTCGGcctatttgaaaattaa